The Pangasianodon hypophthalmus isolate fPanHyp1 chromosome 13, fPanHyp1.pri, whole genome shotgun sequence genome includes a window with the following:
- the nfkb1 gene encoding nuclear factor NF-kappa-B p105 subunit — protein MTEEDTYLPVHQEYFDFDPPWMPIDPGFATMPQSNPHPIEGPCLQITEQPKQRGFRFRYGCEGPSHGGLPGACSEKNRKTYPQVKICHYHGPARIVVQLVTNTKQPHLHAHSLVGKQCDKGICVVELQPKDSSISFPNLGILHVTKKNVNKTLEERMSEAYRLGYNYGVAIHSEIDSFQGETRLPRELTEHQRILICNAATHQAKDMDLSVVRLMFTAFLPDSEGGFTRRLEPVISEPIYDSKAPNASNLKIVRMDRTAGCVTGGEEVYLLCDKVQKDDIQVRFYEDDETGIVWEAFGDFSPTDVHRQFAIVFKTPKYRDQNLQKPISVFVQLKRKSDNETSEPKPFTYHPQIIDKEEVQRKRQKTLPNFPDYGGAGGGVGGMYRGPGGGATSGGGHGGGGGGGGGGGGGHYYQGFYNNFNSGYGFPPSMGGGGSGIKHSSHGPVEDTDEESDSDLDDDPGTGGVCVQPGIPASEEKSEESKGVEESGVCETETTDCVFEPGLAELAQRHAGALCDYAVSGDVRRLLVPQRPLMAAQDENGDTGLHLSVIHSRTDAVKNLAEVIAAIPGEDVMNMRNDLYQTPLHLAVLTEQKEAAEALMEAGSDITLTDRHGNTALHLAAQQKNGEMIQVLLRHQAAMELSNTHNTAGLCPLHIAILANSLSSLRALLKAGANVEVQERTCGRTPLHLATEHDNVSLAGCLLLEGDAEVDSLTYNGSTPLHIAAGRGSLKLSALLIAAGADPHKENFEPLFFRDEECYREDRDEVDEGYIPGTTPLNMAASSEVREILNGKPYQPSTVVIPPQGDIQSLSAETKQALCKCLEESPGGWESLAHTLRLGILINAFRLSPRPACTLLDSYEVSGGTVRELLAGLKSIGNTGAISILQEHFVCEENDNTHNEHLTTDGGVCAGLQDLKLSPSDDGGVCDSGVETSFQ, from the exons AAGGACCTTGTCTCCAAATTACAGAACAACCCAAGCAG CGTGGCTTTAGGTTTCGTTACGGCTGCGAGGGCCCGTCTCACGGCGGACTCCCAGGAGCCTGTAGCGAGAAGAACAGGAAGACGTATCCTCAGGTCAAG ATCTGTCATTATCATGGTCCAGCACGAATTGTGGTCCAGCTGGTGACCAACACCAAACAGCCACATCTGCATGCGCATAGCCTTGTGGGAAAACAATGTGACAAGGGCATCTGTGTCGTTGAGCTCCAGCCCAAAGACTCCTCCATCAG tttCCCTAACCTAGGTATCCTTCATGTGACTAAGAAGAACGTGAATAAGACTCTGGAGGAGAGGATGAGTGAAGCCTACAGGCTCGGTTACAACTACGGCGTGGCCATCCATTCGGAAATCGACTCTTTCCAAGGAGAGACACGCCTTCCCAGAGAGCTCACAG AGCACCAGAGGATTCTGATCTGCAATGCCGCAACCCACCAGGCCAAAGACATGGACCTGAGCGTAGTGAGGCTCATGTTCACTGCTTTTCTGCCCGACAGCGAGGGCGGCTTCACCCGCAGACTCGAGCCCGTCATATCCGAGCCCATCTACGACAGCA AAGCTCCAAATGCCTCAAACCTGAAGATCGTGCGGATGGACCGCACTGCAGGGTGTGTGACGGGTGGAGAGGAAGTTTACCTGCTCTGTGACAAAGTTCAGAAAG ATGACATCCAGGTGCGCTTTTATGAGGATGATGAGACGGGAATTGTCTGGGAGGCATTTGGGGATTTCTCTCCCACCGACGTGCACAGACAG TTTGCCATCGTGTTTAAGACGCCGAAGTACCGCGACCAGAACCTTCAGAAACCCATCTCAGTGTTCGTGCAGCTCAAGAGGAAGTCGGACAACGAGACCAGCGAGCCCAAACCGTTCACCTATCACCCACAGATCATAG ATAAGGAAGAAGTACAGAGGAAGAGACAAAAAACGCTGCCCAATTTCCCAGATTACGGCGGAGCAGGGGGCGGAGTCGGGGGCATGTATAGAGGACCAGGAGGCGGGGCTACATCAGGGGGTGGCCacggtggaggtggaggaggaggtggtggaggaggtggag GTCATTATTACCAGGGTTTTTATAACAACTTCAACTCTGGCTATGGCTTTCCACCCTCCATGGGTGGAGGAGGGAGCGGCATTAAGCACT CCAGTCACGGTCCGGTGGAAGACACGGACGAAGAGAGCGACAGCGATCTGGACGATGATCCCGGGACGGGGGGAGTGTGTGTCCAGCCTGGAATTCCAGCTTCGGAGGAGAAGAGTGAAGAGAGCAAGGGTGTGGAGGagtctggagtgtgtgagacagaaaccACAG aCTGTGTGTTTGAGCCGGGGTTAGCTGAGCTAGCACAGAGACATGCTGGGGCTTTATGTGACTACGCCGTAAGTGGTGATGTTCGCAGGCTGCTGGTTCCACAGCGCCCTCTGATGGCTGCTCAGGATGAGAACGGAGACAC gGGGCTGCACTTGAGCGTGATCCACAGTCGGACGGATGCAGTGAAGAACCTAGCGGAGGTGATAGCAGCGATTCCCGGAGAGGATGTGATGAACATGAGGAATGACCTGTATCAG ACTCCATTGCACCTGGCCGTACTGACTGAGCAGAAGGAAGCTGCCGAGGCGCTAATGGaggcaggaagtgacatcactcTCACCGATCGCCACGGCAACACGGCACTGCACCTGGCCGCCCAGCAGAAGAACGGCGAGATGATCCAAGTGCTGCTGAGACACCAAGCGGCGATGGAGCTAAGCAACACGCACAACACAGCAg gtctgtgtCCTCTGCATATAGCCATCTTGGCTAACAGCCTGAGCAGCCTGAGGGCTCTACTGAAGGCCGGGGCTAACGTAGAGGTTCAGGAGCGAACATGCGGTCGCACACCGCTTCACCTCGCTACCGAACACGACAACGTCTCTCTCGCCGGATGCTTGCTgctagag ggcGACGCTGAAGTGGACAGTCTGACGTATAACGGCTCCACACCTCTTCACATCGCAGCAGGGCGGGGCTCTCTCAAACTGAGTGCACTCCTCATCgccgcag GTGCAGATCCTCATAAAGAAAACTTCGAGCCGCTGTTCTTCAGAGACGAGGAGTGCTACAGGGAAGACAGAGACGAAGTGGACGAGGGCTACATCCCAGGGACAACCCCACTTAACATGGCTGCTTCATCAGAG GTTCGGGAAATCCTGAACGGTAAACCGTACCAGCCCAGCACTGTAGTCATCCCACCACAAG gagacaTACAGAGTCTGAGCGCAGAGACAAAGCAGGCGCTGTGCAAATGTCTGGAGGAGTCTCCAGGGGGCTGGGAGAGtctggcacacacactcagactagGCATCCTCATCAACGCATTCCGCCTCAGCCCACGGCCAGCCTGCACACTTCTGGACAGCTATGAG GTATCAGGCGGGACGGTGCGCGAGCTCTTAGCAGGTCTGAAGAGTATCGGGAACACCGGCGCTATCAGCATACTGCAGGAGCACTTTGTGTGTGAGGAAAACGATAACACACACAACGAACATCTGACCACAG ACGGTGGTGTCTGTGCAGGTCTGCAGGATCTAAAATTATCTCCGTCGGACGACGGCGGCGTGTGCGATAGCGGTGTGGAGACGTCCTTCCAGTAG